The Pirellulales bacterium genome segment CGGGCAATGTGTACACCATGGCCATGCATGACGGCAGTGGAGCCACCGATCTGTGGAATGGCCAGGTTCACGCCTTTGACCGGAAATCGGGCGGAGCGCTTTGGCCGACACCGGTCAATCTGCGGCAAAACACCCTTTGGACGGGCCAGCCGACGGAACTGCCGGTGCTCGTCTTTGTCCGCGGCGTCCAACGTCAAAAAAACCGCAACCAGCAAACGCTGTCCATCACCTGTATTGATAAGCAGACGGGGAGGTTGATTTATCTTAACGATGAAATCCGCGCGCCCATTTATGGCTATGACATCCAGGCCGAGCCTGAAAATCAACTGGTCAAAATTATCGCGCCCGATGAAAATGGCAATAGCGTGGGAACGGTGATCAAGCTGCAGTACACCACCCAGGCCCGCCCGCCGGAACCGCCGTATCAGGCGGGGTTGGCGGTGACGGGAAGCGCGCTGGACCGGTCAAAATCGCTCGGCCCGCTGGTGCGGGGACTAAATCGGACCATCCAACCGCAAGAAGAGGATAGTCCTTTTGATGACGATAAGCCCAAGTCAGTACCCGCAGAAGTCCAACCCGGCGATCCCTAATCGGGTTTGCTGACCTCGTTTGACTCTGTTAACCGAGCTTGGGTCTTCCCGACGGGTCAATGCGACCTACCATTTACTATCCCTCCCTTTGACAAACCACCCTTTTTTTGCTTGGGGTATGCCACTTTTGAGGAACCATCATGCCTGAACCTTCCGGGGAAATCGATTCCCACGCCATTCGTAAGCTGACCGAGGCCCGCGAGAAAATTCGCGAACAACTCTCGCAGGTGATCGTCGGTCAGAGCCAGGTTATTGACGAACTGTTGATCAGCCTGTTTAGCCGTTCGCACTGCCTGCTCGAGGGGGTTCCCGGTCTGGCCAAGACATTGCTCATTAGCACCCTGGCGCGGGCGCTCAATTTGTCGTTTAGCCGGATTCAATTTACTCCCGACTTGATGCCCGCCGACATCACCGGCACGGACATTCTAGAAGAAAACAAAATTACCGGCGCGCGGGAGTTTCGCTTTCTCGAAGGGCCGCTCTTTTCCAACGTGGTCCTGGCGGACGAAATCAACCGCACCCCGCCCAAGACGCAGGCGGCCTTGCTCGAGGCGATGCAGGAGCGGCAGGTATCCGTGGGGCGCGTGCGGCACAAGCTGGCCGATCCGTTCTTTGTGCTGGCCACGCAAAATCCGATCGAGCAGGAAGGGACGTATCCCCTGCCCGAGGCGCAGCAAGACCGCTTTATGTTCAAGGTGTTTGTCAATTACCCCAGCTTTGGCGAAGAGTTTGAAATCGCCCGCCGGACGACGGCGCTCATGGATGACCACATTGTGCCGGTGCTGTCGGCGGAGGAAATTCTCTCCTTGCAGCGGACCGTGCGGCAGGTGCCGGTCAGCGACCATGTCATTCGTTACACGTTGTCGCTGGTGCGGCAGACGCGCATCGGCCAGGCGGGCGTGCCGGAATTTGTCGGCGACCAGGTCAGTTGGGGGGCCGGCCCGCGGGCGGTCCAATTTTTGATCCTGGGGGGCAAGGCCCGCGCGCTCTTGAACGGGCGGACGCATGTCTCGACCGAGGATATCGCGGCCCTGGCCAAGCCGGTGCTGCGGCACCGCCTGACCGTGAACTTTGCCGCCGAAAGCGAAGGCGTGAACGCCGACAAAATTATCGAAAAACTCATTGAACTGACACCCGCCAAAGAGGACGACCTGACCCGTGATCCCCGCTTCCAAAAGATTTTTGCATCCTGAGTCGATCAAACGGATCGGCCGCATGGAGTTGCGCGCGCGGTACATTGTCGAAGGCTTTTTGTCGGGAATGCACCGCAGTCCCTACTTTGGCCAGTCCGTCGAGTTCTTGCAGCATCGCGAATACCACAAAGGGGACGAGTTGCGGCATATCGACTGGAAAGTCTGGGCCAAGCAGGACAAGTACTTTATCAAGCAATACGAGGCCGAAACCAACATGCGGGTGACGCTGCTCGTAGATGTGTCCAAGAGCATGACCTACGGCCGGGGCCATTTGAACAAGTACGATTACGCCTGCACGGCGGCGACCAGCCTGGCGTATCTGGTGCTGCGGCAGCAGGACGCGGCATCGTGCATCGCCTTTGCCGATTCGGTTCGCGGGCAGGTCCCCATGCGCAGCAAGCGGGACCATCTGTTTTCCATCATGCAAATCCTGGAAAACAGCTCCCCGCGGGAAAAGACCGACCTGTTTCATATCCTGCGCAATTGCGCCGAACTAACCCCCCGCCGCGGCATGATGATCCTCATTTCCGACTTGCTGACCGAGCGGCCGGGACTGTTTAAGGGGCTAAAACTGCTGCGGCAGCGTGGGCACGATGTCATGGTCCTGCATCTGCTGGATGATGACGAGTTGGATTTTCCCTTTAACGGACCGTCTAGGTTCGAGGGATTGGAGACCGATGACCGGCTGACGTGCAACCCCCGCGCGTTGCGCCAAGGGTACCTGGACGCGCTGCAGGCCTACTTGGATGAAGTTCGCGTGGGCTGCGTGCGCAACACCTGTGATTATCAACTCATTCGCACTAGCGACCCCTTGGACGC includes the following:
- a CDS encoding MoxR family ATPase, translating into MPEPSGEIDSHAIRKLTEAREKIREQLSQVIVGQSQVIDELLISLFSRSHCLLEGVPGLAKTLLISTLARALNLSFSRIQFTPDLMPADITGTDILEENKITGAREFRFLEGPLFSNVVLADEINRTPPKTQAALLEAMQERQVSVGRVRHKLADPFFVLATQNPIEQEGTYPLPEAQQDRFMFKVFVNYPSFGEEFEIARRTTALMDDHIVPVLSAEEILSLQRTVRQVPVSDHVIRYTLSLVRQTRIGQAGVPEFVGDQVSWGAGPRAVQFLILGGKARALLNGRTHVSTEDIAALAKPVLRHRLTVNFAAESEGVNADKIIEKLIELTPAKEDDLTRDPRFQKIFAS
- a CDS encoding DUF58 domain-containing protein, translated to MHPESIKRIGRMELRARYIVEGFLSGMHRSPYFGQSVEFLQHREYHKGDELRHIDWKVWAKQDKYFIKQYEAETNMRVTLLVDVSKSMTYGRGHLNKYDYACTAATSLAYLVLRQQDAASCIAFADSVRGQVPMRSKRDHLFSIMQILENSSPREKTDLFHILRNCAELTPRRGMMILISDLLTERPGLFKGLKLLRQRGHDVMVLHLLDDDELDFPFNGPSRFEGLETDDRLTCNPRALRQGYLDALQAYLDEVRVGCVRNTCDYQLIRTSDPLDAALATYLSNRLGMHHHN